Genomic DNA from Torulaspora delbrueckii CBS 1146 chromosome 8, complete genome:
AGGTACTCCTCCAGTTCGAAATGAAAGTGGTTCGTCCAGTGGCTCAATGGGATCTTCTTTTAATCAGAGCAGTTTGGTGACTCCGCCGAATGGACTCAATGAGTCCTTTGAAGATAATGGACAACGGTATCGTCGCAGAGAGCGCCATTATTCGCTCACCGAGAACACTCATGAGTCCATTAGTGATATCATGGTGGACTTGGACCTCGGTGTGGGCAATGTGGAAGAAGCGCAGCTGGAAATCCTCCCTGTCCCCATAAGAAGAGGATCTGTCCAGGACGTACAACGAGTCAGGCAGCTCTTGAATCCACGGAGCTCATTTTCTGGTGTATCTTCTGATGAACCAGAGACTTCGAAGCAGGAGAATACTGGATGGGTCACTATATTGGTAGACGACAAGCCGGAGACAATAAAGCCTGTTATTATATTACACAAGTCACTGCTGGCAGTGAATTCCAAATACAGGCTTCATGTTCTTCACAACAAGTACACAGATGCTGCAGAACTGGCCGCCTGCGGAATCAGAACCCTGTGTTTCGATGAACCTCTTCCCAGACTTTTACAACAAGCTGTTGACTCGAGCTCTATACTCAGCCTGTTTGTCGCACTGGTTGATAAATTCGAACTGGCTTGCTATTTGTCACCGACCTGCATGGTCATGGAAAATGTCGACGAACTGTTGGAGAGTGAAGAAATATGTAATGAGATTGATAATGAGACCTGTGTCTTACTCACCAAGGAAGCACCCGAGAAAGCTGGAAAGAATTACATTCAGATAGCAATTTCAAGACCATGCAATGAAGTTGCAATGTGTATCAAGGAACTATTCACCGAGTATGGGGACGACCAGGAAGTGAAAAAAGGCAAAGTATGCTGTAAAGACGATTTTGATGTCTTGAGAACATTATTCAACGAAACTTGGGGTCATCTGTCCTCTGAGGAATACTGTGGGACTCCATTCGTTCGTTCGGCAACAATAGGGAATTACAAGATTATCGACTACAAGCTCTTAAAGCCCTGGAACGATCCAGAGGATATCAGTGATGACTCAATAAATGAACGATGGCATTTAGCATGGCAAGAATTTGAGCATTCTTCAAGGAAACTCAATGGCTTGTAATCTGATACATAGAAATCTATATAGTTTTTTAGTAGTGAGCGAGTCAAGAACCAAGCGAAGTGCCCAGCGAAAAATAGGTTAATCAGTTCAACAACATTGAGAGACGTCAGAGATTGAGGGTCATTGATATATTTATGATGTTGAAGTTTGCTaattctgaagaagagaaaacctttgaaaaggtCTTCCAAGTTTTGCCTGATCTAATTAAAAATAAATGTGGTGGTTACGATGAGCTGTACGGCTACAAGATGAACCCTGAAGACAAAGATGAAAACACTAAAAAGTTTTATGATGAGGTTACTGCTAAGGCGTTAATTTACAAGCTTTGTAAAGCCACTAACTTCAATTATCAGGAGACGGTGGAcagatttgttgaaattatGAAATGGCGATCCAAGTTCAACCCATTGAGCGCAGCATTCTTGGAATCACATAAtaaggaattgaaggacGTTGGTATTTTGACTTCCTATCCCACTGAAGAAAGCAACAAAAAGGTTGTTACATGGAACCTTTACGGCCAGTTGGTAAAGAAAAAGCATCTTTTCAAGGATGCAGACAAATTCATTCGTTATAGAATTGGATTGATGGAAAGAGGGCTGCGTTTACTGAATTTTACCGATGATACAAATTGCTTCATGACTCAGGTTCATGACTACAAAGGTGTTTCCGTTTTGAGAATGGACAGCGACATCAAGAAATGTACTAAGCAAGTCATCGCCATTTTCCAGCAGTACTATCCCGAACTGTTGtttgccaaatttttcattaacGTTCCTACACTCCTGTCATGGGTCTATGATCTTGTGAGGGCTTTTGTTGACAAGGAaacaatgaagaaattcgTGGTTTTGAATGATGGGTCTAAATTGGGAACCTACTTGTCCTCTTGCCCAAAGGATCCATATGGTGGTAAAGACGTTAACAACAGTCTACAAGGCGAGAATGTGGCCGATGTTAGGCCCACTGAATACGCACTGTTTCTATTGGAAAGCCAGAACAATATAGATATTGAGTAAATAACATTGCCTATCATTAAAACtaataaataataatatTGAATTTAGATAAAATTATGCAGCTGCCTCTTGCagtcttctttttctttgctCCTCAAGAGCATCGTATTGGAAAGCTTCCATAGGCTTCAAACCCCATTTAGTTAGCATCGCCTTGTCTTCGTCCCAAC
This window encodes:
- the IDS2 gene encoding Ids2p (similar to Saccharomyces cerevisiae IDS2 (YJL146W); ancestral locus Anc_1.204), encoding MERSLETFPDDFNIELDDAVRKSWSEPQEMTTQTVDIFSPVGTPPVRNESGSSSGSMGSSFNQSSLVTPPNGLNESFEDNGQRYRRRERHYSLTENTHESISDIMVDLDLGVGNVEEAQLEILPVPIRRGSVQDVQRVRQLLNPRSSFSGVSSDEPETSKQENTGWVTILVDDKPETIKPVIILHKSLLAVNSKYRLHVLHNKYTDAAELAACGIRTLCFDEPLPRLLQQAVDSSSILSLFVALVDKFELACYLSPTCMVMENVDELLESEEICNEIDNETCVLLTKEAPEKAGKNYIQIAISRPCNEVAMCIKELFTEYGDDQEVKKGKVCCKDDFDVLRTLFNETWGHLSSEEYCGTPFVRSATIGNYKIIDYKLLKPWNDPEDISDDSINERWHLAWQEFEHSSRKLNGL
- the SFH5 gene encoding Sfh5p (similar to Saccharomyces cerevisiae SFH5 (YJL145W); ancestral locus Anc_1.205) gives rise to the protein MLKFANSEEEKTFEKVFQVLPDLIKNKCGGYDELYGYKMNPEDKDENTKKFYDEVTAKALIYKLCKATNFNYQETVDRFVEIMKWRSKFNPLSAAFLESHNKELKDVGILTSYPTEESNKKVVTWNLYGQLVKKKHLFKDADKFIRYRIGLMERGLRLLNFTDDTNCFMTQVHDYKGVSVLRMDSDIKKCTKQVIAIFQQYYPELLFAKFFINVPTLLSWVYDLVRAFVDKETMKKFVVLNDGSKLGTYLSSCPKDPYGGKDVNNSLQGENVADVRPTEYALFLLESQNNIDIE